A window from Phalacrocorax aristotelis chromosome 5, bGulAri2.1, whole genome shotgun sequence encodes these proteins:
- the FIGN gene encoding fidgetin isoform X2 — MQWTPEHAQWPEQHFDITSTTRSPAHKVEAYRGHLQRTYQYAWANDDISALTASNLLKKYAEKYSGILEGPAERPILSNYSEAPSGLVNGRKNESEPWQPSLNSESVYPMNCVPDVITASKAGVSAALPPTDVSASIGSSPGVASNLAEPSYSSSTCGSHTVPGLHSGLPTQEYAAGYNGSYLHTSYSGQPAPALPSPHPSPLHSSGLLQPPPPPPPPALVPGYNGTSNLSSYSYPSTSYPPQTAVGPGYSPGGAPPPSAYLPSGIPAPTPLPPTTVPSYSYQGHGLTPIAPSALTNSSASSLKRKAFYMAGQGEMDSSYGNYSYGQQRSTQSPMYRMPDNSISNANRGNGFDRSAETSSLAFKPTKQLMSSEQQRKFSSQSSRALTPPSYSTAKNSLGSRSSDSFGKYTSPVMNEHGDEHRQLLPHPMQGPGLRAATSSNHSVDEQLKNTDTHLIDLVTNEIINQGPPVDWSDIAGLDLVKAVIKEEVLWPVLRSDAFNGLTALPRSILLFGPRGTGKTLMGRCIASQLGATFFKITGSGLVTKWLGEGEKIVHASFLVARCRQPSVIFVSDIDMLLSSQVSEEHSPVSRMRTEFLMQLDTVLTSAEDQIVVICATSKPEEIDESLRRYFMKRLLIPLPDSTARHQIIVQLLSQHNYCLNDKEVALLVQRTEGFSGLDVAHLCQEAVVGPLHAMPATDLSAIMPSQLRPVTYQDFENAFCKIQPSISQKELDTYVEWNKMFGCSQ; from the coding sequence ATGCAGTGGACGCCGGAGCATGCCCAGTGGCCAGAACAGCACTTTGATATCACTTCAACCACCCGGTCCCCTGCCCACAAGGTGGAAGCCTACCGGGGGCACCTGCAGCGCACCTATCAGTACGCCTGGGCTAACGATGACATCTCGGCTCTGACTGCCTCCAATCTTCTGAAAAAGTATGCAGAAAAATACTCTGGTATTTTAGAAGGCCCGGCCGAGCGGCCCATTCTCAGTAACTACTCTGAAGCTCCCTCGGGGCTGGTGAATGGCCGGAAGAATGAAAGCGAGCCCTGGCAGCCGTCGCTGAACTCGGAGAGCGTGTATCCCATGAACTGTGTCCCAGACGTTATCACCGCCAGCAAAGCTGGGGTAAGTGCTGCCCTTCCTCCCACAGACGTCTCAGCCAGCATCGGGAGCTCTCCTGGGGTGGCCAGTAACCTGGCTGAACCCAGTTACTCCAGCAGCACCTGCGGAAGTCACACCGTTCCCGGTCTTCATTCAGGGCTCCCAACTCAGGAATATGCCGCAGGATACAATGGCTCTTATTTGCATACCAGTTACAGTGGCCAGCCAGCACCTGCACTTCCATCCCCTCATCCATCCCCCCTACATAGCTCGGGACTTTTACAGCCCCCAccaccaccgccaccaccaGCCCTCGTCCCCGGCTACAACGGGACCTCTAACCTGTCCAGTTACAGCTACCCTTCCACCAGTTATCCTCCTCAAACTGCTGTTGGCCCTGGGTACAGCCCTGGGGGTGCCCCGCCGCCCTCGGCGTACCTGCCTTCAGGAATCCCTGCTCCAACCCCTTTGCCCCCCACCACTGTCCCCAGCTACTCCTACCAGGGCCACGGTTTGACGCCCATCGCGCCATCTGCCCTGACAAACagttcagccagctctctcaaaaGGAAAGCTTTCTATATGGCAGGGCAAGGAGAAATGGACTCCAGTTATGGAAATTACAGCTATGGCCAACAGAGATCTACACAGAGTCCCATGTATCGAATGCCCGACAACAGCATTTCAAATGCAAACAGGGGGAATGGTTTTGACAGAAGTGCTGAAACATCATCCTTAGCATTTAAGCCAACAAAGCAGCTAATGTCCTCtgaacagcaaaggaaattcAGCAGCCAGTCCAGTAGGGCTCTAACACCCCCATCCTATAGTACTGCTAAAAACTCACTGGGTTCGAGATCGAGTGACTCGTTTGGGAAGTATACCTCCCCAGTAATGAATGAGCACGGTGATGAGCACAGGCAGCTCCTCCCTCACCCAATGCAAGGCCCGGGACTTCGTGCAGCTACCTCATCCAACCACTCTGTGGACGAGCAACTGAAGAATACTGACACACACCTCATTGACCTTGTTACCAATGAGATTATCAACCAAGGACCTCCTGTGGACTGGAGCGACATTGCTGGCCTAGATCTAGTAAAGGCCGTCATTAAGGAGGAGGTTTTATGGCCAGTATTGAGGTCAGATGCATTCAATGGACTGACTGCTCTACCTCGGAGCATCCTTTTATTTGGACCTCGGGGAACAGGCAAAACATTAATGGGCAGATGTATAGCTAGTCAGCTGGGGGccacatttttcaaaatcactGGCTCTGGCCTTGTTACAAAGTGGttaggggaaggagagaaaattgTCCAtgcctccttccttgtggcaAGGTGTCGCCAACCCTCGGTGATTTTTGTTAGTGACATTGATATGCTCCTTTCTTCTCAAGTGAGCGAAGAACACAGTCCAGTTAGTCGGATGAGAACCGAGTTCCTTATGCAGCTGGACACTGTACTGACTTCTGCTGAGGACCAAATAGTAGTAATTTGCGCCACGAGTAAACCGGAAGAAATTGATGAATCTCTTCGAAGGTACTTCATGAAACGACTTTTAATCCCACTTCCTGACAGCACAGCGAGGCACCAGATAATAGTACAACTGCTCTCACAGCACAATTACTGTCTCAATGACAAGGAGGTTGCACTGCTTGTCCAGCGCACAGAAGGCTTTTCTGGACTAGATGTGGCTCACTTGTGTCAGGAAGCTGTGGTGGGCCCACTCCACGCCATGCCAGCCACAGACCTTTCAGCCATTATGCCCAGCCAGTTGAGGCCAGTTACATATCAAGactttgaaaatgctttctgcaAGATACAGCCTAGCATATCTCAAAAAGAGCTTGATACATATGTTGAATGGAACAAAATGTTTGGTTGCAGTCAGTga
- the FIGN gene encoding fidgetin isoform X1, translated as MISSTSVYGLKMQWTPEHAQWPEQHFDITSTTRSPAHKVEAYRGHLQRTYQYAWANDDISALTASNLLKKYAEKYSGILEGPAERPILSNYSEAPSGLVNGRKNESEPWQPSLNSESVYPMNCVPDVITASKAGVSAALPPTDVSASIGSSPGVASNLAEPSYSSSTCGSHTVPGLHSGLPTQEYAAGYNGSYLHTSYSGQPAPALPSPHPSPLHSSGLLQPPPPPPPPALVPGYNGTSNLSSYSYPSTSYPPQTAVGPGYSPGGAPPPSAYLPSGIPAPTPLPPTTVPSYSYQGHGLTPIAPSALTNSSASSLKRKAFYMAGQGEMDSSYGNYSYGQQRSTQSPMYRMPDNSISNANRGNGFDRSAETSSLAFKPTKQLMSSEQQRKFSSQSSRALTPPSYSTAKNSLGSRSSDSFGKYTSPVMNEHGDEHRQLLPHPMQGPGLRAATSSNHSVDEQLKNTDTHLIDLVTNEIINQGPPVDWSDIAGLDLVKAVIKEEVLWPVLRSDAFNGLTALPRSILLFGPRGTGKTLMGRCIASQLGATFFKITGSGLVTKWLGEGEKIVHASFLVARCRQPSVIFVSDIDMLLSSQVSEEHSPVSRMRTEFLMQLDTVLTSAEDQIVVICATSKPEEIDESLRRYFMKRLLIPLPDSTARHQIIVQLLSQHNYCLNDKEVALLVQRTEGFSGLDVAHLCQEAVVGPLHAMPATDLSAIMPSQLRPVTYQDFENAFCKIQPSISQKELDTYVEWNKMFGCSQ; from the coding sequence GCTTGAAGATGCAGTGGACGCCGGAGCATGCCCAGTGGCCAGAACAGCACTTTGATATCACTTCAACCACCCGGTCCCCTGCCCACAAGGTGGAAGCCTACCGGGGGCACCTGCAGCGCACCTATCAGTACGCCTGGGCTAACGATGACATCTCGGCTCTGACTGCCTCCAATCTTCTGAAAAAGTATGCAGAAAAATACTCTGGTATTTTAGAAGGCCCGGCCGAGCGGCCCATTCTCAGTAACTACTCTGAAGCTCCCTCGGGGCTGGTGAATGGCCGGAAGAATGAAAGCGAGCCCTGGCAGCCGTCGCTGAACTCGGAGAGCGTGTATCCCATGAACTGTGTCCCAGACGTTATCACCGCCAGCAAAGCTGGGGTAAGTGCTGCCCTTCCTCCCACAGACGTCTCAGCCAGCATCGGGAGCTCTCCTGGGGTGGCCAGTAACCTGGCTGAACCCAGTTACTCCAGCAGCACCTGCGGAAGTCACACCGTTCCCGGTCTTCATTCAGGGCTCCCAACTCAGGAATATGCCGCAGGATACAATGGCTCTTATTTGCATACCAGTTACAGTGGCCAGCCAGCACCTGCACTTCCATCCCCTCATCCATCCCCCCTACATAGCTCGGGACTTTTACAGCCCCCAccaccaccgccaccaccaGCCCTCGTCCCCGGCTACAACGGGACCTCTAACCTGTCCAGTTACAGCTACCCTTCCACCAGTTATCCTCCTCAAACTGCTGTTGGCCCTGGGTACAGCCCTGGGGGTGCCCCGCCGCCCTCGGCGTACCTGCCTTCAGGAATCCCTGCTCCAACCCCTTTGCCCCCCACCACTGTCCCCAGCTACTCCTACCAGGGCCACGGTTTGACGCCCATCGCGCCATCTGCCCTGACAAACagttcagccagctctctcaaaaGGAAAGCTTTCTATATGGCAGGGCAAGGAGAAATGGACTCCAGTTATGGAAATTACAGCTATGGCCAACAGAGATCTACACAGAGTCCCATGTATCGAATGCCCGACAACAGCATTTCAAATGCAAACAGGGGGAATGGTTTTGACAGAAGTGCTGAAACATCATCCTTAGCATTTAAGCCAACAAAGCAGCTAATGTCCTCtgaacagcaaaggaaattcAGCAGCCAGTCCAGTAGGGCTCTAACACCCCCATCCTATAGTACTGCTAAAAACTCACTGGGTTCGAGATCGAGTGACTCGTTTGGGAAGTATACCTCCCCAGTAATGAATGAGCACGGTGATGAGCACAGGCAGCTCCTCCCTCACCCAATGCAAGGCCCGGGACTTCGTGCAGCTACCTCATCCAACCACTCTGTGGACGAGCAACTGAAGAATACTGACACACACCTCATTGACCTTGTTACCAATGAGATTATCAACCAAGGACCTCCTGTGGACTGGAGCGACATTGCTGGCCTAGATCTAGTAAAGGCCGTCATTAAGGAGGAGGTTTTATGGCCAGTATTGAGGTCAGATGCATTCAATGGACTGACTGCTCTACCTCGGAGCATCCTTTTATTTGGACCTCGGGGAACAGGCAAAACATTAATGGGCAGATGTATAGCTAGTCAGCTGGGGGccacatttttcaaaatcactGGCTCTGGCCTTGTTACAAAGTGGttaggggaaggagagaaaattgTCCAtgcctccttccttgtggcaAGGTGTCGCCAACCCTCGGTGATTTTTGTTAGTGACATTGATATGCTCCTTTCTTCTCAAGTGAGCGAAGAACACAGTCCAGTTAGTCGGATGAGAACCGAGTTCCTTATGCAGCTGGACACTGTACTGACTTCTGCTGAGGACCAAATAGTAGTAATTTGCGCCACGAGTAAACCGGAAGAAATTGATGAATCTCTTCGAAGGTACTTCATGAAACGACTTTTAATCCCACTTCCTGACAGCACAGCGAGGCACCAGATAATAGTACAACTGCTCTCACAGCACAATTACTGTCTCAATGACAAGGAGGTTGCACTGCTTGTCCAGCGCACAGAAGGCTTTTCTGGACTAGATGTGGCTCACTTGTGTCAGGAAGCTGTGGTGGGCCCACTCCACGCCATGCCAGCCACAGACCTTTCAGCCATTATGCCCAGCCAGTTGAGGCCAGTTACATATCAAGactttgaaaatgctttctgcaAGATACAGCCTAGCATATCTCAAAAAGAGCTTGATACATATGTTGAATGGAACAAAATGTTTGGTTGCAGTCAGTga